In Pongo pygmaeus isolate AG05252 chromosome 19, NHGRI_mPonPyg2-v2.0_pri, whole genome shotgun sequence, the genomic stretch CATGTTCTACTCCACATCAGCACCCTCCAGGCAAACCAGATCCTGTCCAGAGcagctttttaaaatcatctaGATCCTAGCTTATTCTCCCAAAGCACCCCCAAATTATTGGTATCTGCCACTATTTCGCCATCCCATCACTACTTTCTCCACATCAATACCAGACCCCACCCATTGCCTACTTCTGAGTTTTCTCTTTCACTTCAAAAATTGTTCTTTGGAGGAATTACTTGGATGCTGATACTGTTTCAAAGCAATAATTATggattttattgtacatttaattaCCTATTGTAATGTTTGTGGATGTCTCTGCTTCTCCACCTAGATTATGAACATCTAAAGAGCAATAGTTGTGTTTTGTCTTCCTTCTAGTACCTAGTACACTCCCACTGTCTTAGGTACTCAAATATACATAGACTAATGAATAAATGGACACAGTCTTTGCAGAGTGAGTGCTTTAATATTTCGATAAATATAGAGATTTCTTTATTGTGGTCCTCAGTTTACAAATGACAGACAGGAACCAGGGGACTGGGTCCAGATGGGAGTAAGGAGGAAGCCAAGAAAATCATTTATTCTTGGGGCTCTGGTCAGTTTTAGTCATAAatgggaagggaagaaaataacaCGAAATTGAGGCAGtaggaagaagaaatgaagaatccCTGAGTGAGGACAGGAGTCTTCGAATGACTCCACGGTACACCCGCACCCTGTTTCATCTCAGGCGGCATCCTGTCAGCCAGTAGGAGAGTGGCCGGCCTGAACAGTGCAACCTCCATTCTACCCTGTGGAGAAAAAAGACATGGTTCTTGCCTCACACTCAGTAACTCCTCCACACACGACCCAGTTCTTGGTGAGTCTCGCATGTGGAGCAATGCCCAGAATCCCCGTCATTGCTAGCCCTCTGGTCTGTCCTCCACTGTCCCCTCTGACGAATCCTGTAAAACTCTCTCATCTCTGGTGTTTGCCTGCTTTCCTGGATCAatgtttccacattttaaaatcctCATATCTCCCTGAAGGGGTGAGCACTGTTTTACAGGGCTGAGagttacttattaaaaaaaaaaaaaaaaaaagtcccaggtACAACCATTGATTCTCCCTCCAGAAAGGATCAGCATAATCATCGCTGTCAATTCTTTTCTGTGGTGTTTTGAGTATGCAAGGGATTTGACTCCTTCCCCAGTCGCCTGTAGAGGCAGCCATTTGTGTTACTTATATAACTAGTTTGAAGCTCAGAAAAGGTGACTATCTGAATGTCCACCGTTGGTGAGCTCACAGCTATGTGGGTGTCTGCCCAGCTGATGAatgccacattttttttgttgtcgttgttctttttttgagacggattctttctctgtcacccaggctggagtgcagtggcgcgatctcagctcactgcaacctctggctcccgggttcaagcgattctcctgcctcagcctcccaagcagcttgcCTTAAGGAGCATGGACACAAAGCAAGGGAAGGGTCCCCAGAGAGATCCTGGCCCACAGGGTCAGTGCCTCATCCCCACATAACATAAAAAGCAGCCTgggacaggcgcccaccacaacgcccggctaatttttgtattttttagtagagacaaagtttcaccatattggccaggctggtctcgaactcctgactttgtgatccacccacctcagcctcccaaagggctgggattacaggagtgagccaccgcgccgagccggcacattttttttttttttttttttaaacagagtctcattctgccgcccaggctggagtgcagtggcgcgatctcggctcactgcagcctccacctcccaggttcaagcgattcttctgcctcagcctcccgagtagctgggactacaggcaggcgccaccatgaccggctaattttttgtatttttaacagagacggggtttcaccacgttgaccaggctggtcttgaactcctgacctccacctgcctcggcctcccaagatgctgggattacaggcgtgagccaccatgcccagttcacatttttaaataaaaaaaatattgtcAATTACGGCCACAGGGCCCGTGCGGCAGCCATAATTGTATTGCTTAACTCCTCCCATCCCTACAGTTGATTGGACCAAGGGGGCACACATGGTCCAAGTGGAACCAATCAGATTCTCTATCCCAGGAACTTGGACTGGGACTGAGCCTAGCCAGTCCCTATGGGTGCTTAGGACTTTAGCCTATTAACTTTGCAGCACCCTTTGTCCTTTAGACTGTGGAGCAGAGAAAGTTAGTCTGCGGAGAGAGAAGTGAAGTAAATGCACCAAGAGAAGCTGAAACCTGCCATGGACAGTGTGCTGACAATTTCCAGCCCTGGTTCCATGCTCTTCCTGAGGCCCAGCTGCAGCCCTTGAGAGGGCTCAGTGAGACATCTGGGCCTCTCAGAATAAATTTCTCCCAGCTAGCTCAAGTTGTTTTCTGTTACTGCAACCAGAAGAGTTTTGTTTAATACAATATCATAGAAGAACCAGATCTCAGAGTTCCAAGACCGTCCGCTATCCCACATCTTTCTAGACACTGCAAGGGCGTGCCCGTGAGTCCTTGCCTACTGCCCTTTTCTCTGTCACGTCCCCCTTCGTGGGGCTCTGCCCGCTGAGTCCCACCGTGTCCTCCTCACCAGTTGTTCATCCCCCGTGCTCCGGACACAATCCTTTTTGCGCAGTGGATGCCTGCAAGAAGGTTGGGATTCAGCAGATctgaaagggaggaagagaaaaccTGTGAGGGCACAGAAGACAGTCCCAAAGATGGAGGCAGACACCAGCCCTCCCTGGACAGGCCTATGCCACCTAGGGGCTTCCAGTTGAGGCAAAGGCTCTTTCCCAGGGGCCCATTTAGACATCCCTACAATAGCTGCTAGAGGTTCGAGGTGAAAGGGGGTGTGGGCAGAAGGGGCAAGAGGCCTGAGATTTGGGCCTGTTTACTACTATTCTTCCTAACCAGGGTAGATAGTGGTTCACTCAAAGTTTGTGGGAGGTTTCTAGGGAGAGGAAATGCCAAAACACCACAGAGGTATGTCCCGCCTAGTGAGTGGGGGTCTTCAGGTGAGGAGCCCAGGGACATCAGTCAGTGTGCGAAGGCAGAGGTGAGGGGCAGAGTCATGGGCCCTGTCGAGCCTCCTGGATCAGctctgaggtaaggagtttgcaCTTGGCCTTTGGTCAGATCATTAGCTGAAGAGGGTACTCCGGAATGGTTAAGAGCCTGTGAGGCCACTAGTCTGGCATTCAATGCTGGTTCtctttttgagcctcagtttgctgTTTTGTAAAGTGGGGGTCATAAATGGTTTCTACTGCGTGAAAGTTGGATGAAATAAGCCAAGTATGTAAAGCGCTTAGTGTATAATATTCTCTCAATAAACATTGGCCGCTGCAACTGTTCTACTACTACCAGCTGTATACGGAGCCTTCCTGGATCCTACTCAGGGACTCTATAGAATCTCCTAACTGGATGGGCATTAGGGACACTACTCCAGCCCTCTGCTCAGTAAAGGGATTCCCTGATTTTTTGAACCATATCTCTGGGGCCATTCCCAGGCTGTGGGTGGGAAGAGAAGTTCTGTGAGCAGAGCCTGGTTGCCGCTCTCATCTCTCCCACCCTGGGGCCCTGGCCAGACCTTGACAGTCTACGTGGCAAAGGTTTTCCGAGTAACTCTTATAATCGTTGCACCAGTAGTGGCTGTTGATCTGGAAGAGGCCATAGTCAAAGCTTCCAtctgcattttcatttatctttgatATGTTGAACTTGCTTTCCACAAAAGCCAGGCACAGCCCTTAGAGTAGGGAGAAGAAGGTCAGGATTTAGAGGGGACCAAGCTGAGTGAGAagggagatggagaagaaagGGAGGCAAGGTATCAGACAAAAGGAACAAGGCCTGGGAGGCAAGATAGGACTAGAGGGCTTGAAACCTCCATTGACTTGCCCTCTTATCCTGTggtccatccacccactcataaGTACAACCACTCATCTGTCCATCTATTCATGTATTTtgcacttactgagcacctactgtgtgccaggaactgtgcaaAGCCTAGTGAGGGACATTTCAGTTGGGGCAAACACAGATGCTGCCTTCAAGGGGCCTATATTACAAGCTTAAAAATATGTAcctaaggccgggcgcggtggcttacgcctgtaatcctagcactttgggaggctgaggcgggtggatcacgaggtcaggagatcgagaccctcctggctaacacggtgaaaccctgtctctacaaaaaatacaaaaattagctgggtgtggtggtgggtgcctgtagtctcagctactggggaggctgaggcaggagaatggtgtgaacccaggaggcagagcttgcagtgagccaagatcgtgccactgcactccagcctggatgatagagtgagactctgtcaaaaaaaaaaaaaaaaaaagtacctaaaAAACCCACAAAGCAAGATTAAAGGACAAAAGTGTTGCAAGACAGGTGCACACAAATCCTGGGCAAAAGCGAGTTATCCCTTCCATGCAGGAGGAGAAAGCCTTTGTACTAGCTGTCCCCTCTGCCTAGAGTGTTCTTCCGCCAGACATTTGGGTGACCAGGTCCTTCATTTAATTCAGTGCTGCttaatgtcacctcctcagagaggccttccctgacttccCCATCTAAAGAGTGTCACCATTGCTCCCCCTGCTTTATtcttcttcatagcattgatcaCCACCAGGCAGTACGTTATGAGTGTGTTTGTTTCTGCTCTCTTCCCCTAGGATGTGAACATTACAAGGGAAGGGAATTTGTTTATCTCTACATCCCCAGCGTCTAAAACAGTTGTTGgtacataataagtgctcagATAATAACTTGAGTGAATACAACGTGTTGGGAAAGGCTTTTTTGAAGGGTGCTGCTTTTTGAACTTGGCTTTGAAAGAtgaacaggagagaaagaagctgGCCACATAGGACATGACTAGCAGAGGAGGAGAAATGGCAGGGGAGGGGCTGATGGTACTCACAGTCACTCAGGGAGTAACCCTCAAACCCATCCAAGTCCTCCAGCTGCAGCACCTGGGCCAAGTCACAGCGACTGATGAGGCTGGCATGATTTAGGGCAAGAAAGCTGCTGACCAAGTAGATGAGTAGCACCTTTGTCATCCTTGGAGGGCAGGAGGTGCAGCTGAGGGCTGACGGTTCTTAGGGTCTTGCAGACTTTCTGCTGATCTTCTCTGAGAGCCTGGGGAATCTGGAGAGGGCAGCCAGATTTCCTTACTCACTCACTGCTCCAACCTGGCTGTTTCCAAtctcttttctcttgtttattattttatagatttttatttatcatggaaaattaaacatttaaaaaaggaaagagaatagtATCACGAACCTCCATATACCCACTTCTGAGcttcaacatttaaaaaccaaggccaatctttctttgttgttgtttgttttttagttttttattttttagagatgggggtctcactctgttgaccaggctggtcttgaactcctggcctcaagtgatcctcccgtctcagcctcccaaagtgctgggattacaggtgtgagccaccacacctggccaatctcATTTTTTCCATAGGTCCTCTTATATGGGCACCCAGCTATGGGTAGTATTTGGGTATTGGGATGGGGAGTGAGGTTGGCAAAGGAGATTACTGAAGACTATCTTCAgcagcatatgtgtgtgtgtatctgagcATGTGCTTTTAGAAAGAGGGCCAGGACACTGGGTGCTAATCTCCCCACAACCCCACTTCCCCAGACACATGACACATGATTTTTCCCAAGGGCATACCCTGCCTGGTACAATTCTTGGTGGGCTGGCTGTAGACATAACCTTCACTttcacattgtgtgtgtgtgtgtgtgtgtgtgtgtgtgttgaacaGCAAGGGCCCTAGATTCACACTGCCTGCTTTCAAATCCTGGGctgctatgtgactttgggcaacaTACtcaacctttctgggcctcatttgtaaaatgaagataagctAATACCTACCTAAAAGGGTTgttttgatgatta encodes the following:
- the LYZL6 gene encoding lysozyme-like protein 6; the encoded protein is MTKVLLIYLVSSFLALNHASLISRCDLAQVLQLEDLDGFEGYSLSDWLCLAFVESKFNISKINENADGSFDYGLFQINSHYWCNDYKSYSENLCHVDCQDLLNPNLLAGIHCAKRIVSGARGMNNWVEWRLHCSGRPLSYWLTGCRLR